Proteins from one Acidimicrobiales bacterium genomic window:
- a CDS encoding PQQ-dependent sugar dehydrogenase produces the protein MALIRPPGQVVCAVLAVVVGLLAVGCSSDASSPSATSAAPPTADSRIVPGSAGGAAALWAESDGSLLVGDRLTGRIDRIDPDGAITPVTQVDVVASADDQRGLLGVARLADGRLFASWTRPGDRRLVVGELDGEPERRLVWEGPVSADAANGGRLLAVGGELVVGIGDLLADRGLGDDPEVPNRKILALDPDGTPDQRPRVLSAGWNNPFAIAVADDGVVWVADNTGGDGPERLGRADRPATEATALDGPGEGERAASGLVVRDGRFAVCGYLDRQVEEVRIDGGAVASVELARPCRTGVVRLVDGRLAMGADDGVAITATAWR, from the coding sequence ATGGCTCTCATCCGCCCACCTGGACAGGTCGTGTGCGCCGTGCTCGCTGTCGTCGTCGGCCTGCTCGCCGTGGGCTGCTCGTCCGACGCCTCGTCGCCGTCCGCGACCTCCGCGGCTCCGCCGACGGCCGACAGCCGGATCGTCCCCGGCTCCGCCGGGGGAGCAGCCGCGCTGTGGGCCGAGTCCGACGGCTCGCTGCTCGTGGGTGACCGGCTCACCGGACGGATCGATCGGATCGACCCCGACGGGGCGATCACCCCGGTCACGCAGGTCGACGTCGTCGCGTCCGCCGACGACCAACGTGGCCTGCTCGGCGTCGCCCGCCTGGCCGATGGGCGTCTCTTCGCCTCCTGGACGAGGCCCGGTGACCGTCGTCTGGTCGTCGGGGAGCTCGACGGGGAACCGGAGCGGCGACTCGTGTGGGAGGGCCCGGTCTCCGCCGACGCCGCCAACGGCGGCCGTCTCCTCGCCGTCGGCGGTGAGCTCGTCGTCGGCATCGGCGACCTCCTCGCCGACCGGGGCCTGGGGGACGACCCCGAGGTCCCCAACCGCAAGATCCTCGCCCTCGACCCGGATGGGACGCCCGACCAGCGTCCCCGCGTCCTCTCCGCCGGCTGGAACAACCCGTTCGCCATCGCCGTCGCCGACGACGGGGTCGTCTGGGTGGCGGACAACACCGGGGGCGACGGACCGGAGCGCCTCGGGCGGGCCGATCGGCCTGCGACGGAGGCCACCGCCCTCGACGGGCCCGGGGAGGGGGAGCGGGCGGCGTCCGGGCTCGTCGTCCGCGACGGCCGCTTCGCCGTCTGCGGTTACCTCGACAGGCAGGTGGAGGAGGTGCGCATCGACGGTGGCGCGGTCGCGTCCGTGGAGCTGGCGCGCCCCTGTCGCACGGGCGTGGTTCGACTGGTCGACGGGCGCCTCGCGATGGGCGCCGACGACGGGGTCGCCATCACCGCCACCGCCTGGCGTTGA